The Flavobacterium sp. 1 genome contains the following window.
TCAGTTATTTTATTTTTTTCTAAAACTTGCTGAATAGAAAGTGTTAATTGGGTTTTGTCAATTGGTTTAGATTCAATGCGTTCGTTGGCAATTGTGGGTTTGAAGAAATGCGCCATAAAGGGATGCATTAATCCAGATAATGTCCAGAAAATAACCGGAATTATAGTGATAATCCCAATGGTACGATGCCAGGCATATACTTTTTGTTTGATTTTTTTGACGAACTTAGAATCTTTCTTTTTAGATGATTTTTTCTCTTTTGGTGTATTATTCATTGTTTTTCTTTTTTAGCCCCGGTAGAAGCGGCATCCTTTTGTGGCGGGGTTCGCCGCAAAAGATACAGCGGATGACGGGATTAGCTCCTAATTCTTATTTTTTTAATGAAAAATTATACTGCAGTCCGATCATAAATGTTCTTGGTGAAGCAGCGGTATAAGTGGGTTGAGAAGTTGCTGTGTTTGCTCTCGAAACATTATAAGAGTATAATTTATCGGTAATATTGATTATGTTTCCGTAAATTTCGATTCCTTTCCATTCGTAACCTGCTCTAAAATTAAAGATGTCATACCCTGCATATTTTATTGTGTTGATTTGGTCTTGGTAATAATTTCCAACCGATTGCCATTCCAGCGAAGTTCTGAATTTAGGAAACCAATTTGGGTAATAACTTATTTCGGAATTTCCAGACCATTTTGGGGCTTGGGGCATTTCTTTTCCATCCAAATTTTTCAACGCATCGGTTGGATTATCTGAAACTTTAAAATCTATAAAAGTATGTTCTGCAACTGTACCGCCAAATCGAATGTTTAGTTGGTTGGACAGCAGTTTGTAATTTCCTCCAAATTCAATTCCTTTATGTCTGGTTTCTCCAACAGAACGATAGTCGGTTGTATTGTCTGGCAAGCGAACGCTTAGGAACTCGTTTTTGCCTTCCATATAATAAACGGCATAATCAAAGTTTAATTTTCCGTCTAATAATGCTAGCCATCCTCCAATTTCATAATTGTCAAATGTTGCCGGTTCTAAGTTGTAATAGAATTCTGCTGGCTTACCAGTTGTTCCGCCAGTTCCTGGTTTGGTTCTAAAAATAGAGGTGATTCCAGGAGGAGCAAAACCTTGAGAATAATTTCCATAAATTCCAGCAAACAAAACAGGATTATAGTTGGCTCCAGCTTTGAAAGTTGGCTTGTCATATATTTTTGTTCCAGTTGATTTATCAAGTGCGTTATCGTAATTGACTTTTAAATTATCATAACGTGCACCTGCTGTAACGACCAATTTTTCAAGAGGATTGAAGCTCACTTGTGCAAATCCAGCGGTATTAAAAATATCGGCGGTATAGTTGGCTAATTTTATATCAGGTCGTTCAGCTAGGATTTCATAATAATCTACCGTTTGTTTCCCAGAAGTTCCTGGGTTTAAATTGGCTTTCATTTCCAGTAAATAAGACCAATAGGTAACAGGAGAGTAATCATAAAGAGCTCCGCCAACAATTTTAGTATTTAAAAAATCAAATTTTTGAGTGTGCTGTCCAATGACACCATAGCTTTTGAAATTATTGGAGTTGACTTCACCAGTCGCGCTTGTAGGGTTTACAGTTGGACTCCATTTGATTCCGTAAGATGGGTTTTGCCCCAACTTATTGTCTCGGTAATAAGCAGTAATGTAACTACTTGCAGTATCATTCCAATCGTGTTCCAAGGTCAATCGTGTTCTAAGGGCATCAGATTTCCGGTATGTAAAATCGGTTGTGCTTTTGTAGATTCTATCGTAAAAAGCTGCTTCGTTTACACTTCCACTCATATCCGAATAGTATTTACCCCACATCGTATTGCTGATTAATCGAGTTTTATCGTTTATGTTATAGTCAAGTCTAAAGTTGATATTGTCTTTTTTGTAATCAGAATAAGTCATCCAGCTATTTTCTTGTAAACTAGAGATTCCCGCAATGTGAAAACCTACTTTACCTATTGTTGCTCCACCAGCAATTTGAATTCTTTTATAGCCCCATTGGTCTGCTTGGATTCCAAATTTGAATTCTGGATTTATAGAAGGTTTTAGAGAGATTAAATTTATTGTACCGCCTACAGCTTCTGGACCATACAAAGAAGAAGCAGGACCTTTTACCACCTCAATATTTTGAAGATCGAATTGATTAATTTCTAATAAAGCGTTGTGGTTAAAAATTCCCATTGGACGAATAGGAAGGCCATCTTCCAGATACAGATAATAAGCATTGGTAGTCATCGGTTGTCGAATTGACATGGAGTGTTGTTCATTTCCAAGATTTACCATTAATACACCTGGTGTTTTATTTATGATTTCATAAGCTGCAACGGCTTTGGTTTCGTTAATGATTTTTGCGGTTAATTTACTAACAGCTGCAGGTGTTTCTTTTCGTAATGTTGCAGAGCGATTAGCAGTTACAAATACACTTTCAAGTTCTTGTGTTTTAGTGCTGTCTTTTTCGGTTTTATTTTGCGCAATAGTGATTTGCCCCAATAATAGTAGGGAAAATAGAATTTTTTTACTCAAATAGGCAATTGTTTTTGAGCGGTCTTCGTGAATCTCTGATTTCATTTATGATTTATATAAATTTGGAATAATAACAATCGATTCATTGACTTTGAGCCAATAAAAAACATTTCAAAAAAGTTTGAAAAGTGATATTAGAATTTATATAAAATAGGCGGGTGGCCGAAAATTTGATAAGATAACCGAGATCGGTTTTTTATCGAAAGTAAAGTATTTTTTTTGAGCAGAATAAGCTGATGTTATGATTGAATAAGTAGCTTCTAATGTGTTTTGAATATAAACCAGCTCTAATTTTTCTTTGAGGTTGTTTTGCATTTTTTTCTCATTATCATCAAATTTTTTTAAGCTTTTCTTGAGTTCACAATTTCCGTTACACGTATTGTTAGCTATTTTTCTTTGAATACAAATGGTTTTAGCAATCTCGTCTTGGTTTATTTTAAATTTGGCATATATAATTATGTTCCCAAAAGATGGAAGCAGTAATATTGAAGAAAGTAATATGATAAAAAACTGTTTCAGACTGTTTTTGATTTAAGCGCAAAAATACTTTTTTTTAAGATAATTTTGTCTTTTAATGTTAAAAAAGATAGTAATAAAAGTGGGAGAATACTATATTTCATTATAACAGCAAAACACCAGCATTCAATTACTGGTGTTTTTGATGTTTCTATTTTGGTTTATTTTCAACTTAATTGATAAAAATTTCTTTATGCATTTTAACCCATTCTTCCATTGGAGTCATTTTTACAGGTAGTTTTTCTAAAACTTCTTGCAAGTTGGGATTGAATTTTGTTGGATATACCGGTAGCCCAGCCAACATTTCATAATATCCTTGTACGCCTCTAGCACTTTCTTCTCCAACAAGAATACTCAATTTGTCTCCAAATTCTTGTGGTGGCATAGCGTAGAAATCTATTTTTTCACCCAAACCAATAGTGAATTTTTCAGCAAGATCATTTCCTTTCAGGTTATCTAAACCACTAACCATAAATGATTGTCCTGATAATTCTGGTTTGTATAAAGCTTCAACCACAAAGGCACTAACATCTCTTGATGCAATCCAGCCAATAGGCATGTTTTCTGGAGTTGGGTAAGCTACTTTTCTTTCATTTTTAATATAATCGGTTGTATAAGGAGCCAACAAATTTTCGGCATAAATAGACGGTTCTATAATTACATAAGGAACTCCACAATCTTTAAGATATTCTTTTGTTTCTAATTTTACATCTTCCATAGGAATTCCTAGTTTTTGAGGTGCTAAAAAACCACTGGTGTTCCAAACTATCATTTTTACACCATTTGCTTTACTGGCATCGATTACATTTTTGGCTAACTGAAATCCGTCTGCTGGGTTAGGAAGAGAAACAGGAATCAACAAAGCAATTGTGTCAATTCCTTTAGTGATTTCATTCATTCTTTCGGCATCAGACATATTGCCTAATATTGGAATTGCACCTGCGTTTTTCAGTTTGTCAAAGTTTTTTTCTGAACTGGTTACTGCATAGACTTCTGCACCTTTGTTTTTTGCTTCTCCAATCACGTGAAACTGTTGTGAGCCTGTAGCTCCAAATACTAATACTTTCATTTTTTTATTTTTTAGCTGTTTAATTTTGGTAAAATTATATTATTACTTACTTTTGCACAAGTACTTACAAAATGGTTAAGTACTTACCAAATGGTTAGAATAATTGATTATCAATGGAAAAAAACTTAAAAATAAATCCAGCATGTGATGAAAGGTGTCCTGTAAGAGCATCTTTAACACTGTTAAGCGGTAAATGGACATTAATGATACTGTTTCAAATCAACGGAAATGCGGTGCGATATGGCGAACTAAAAAGGGCTGTTACGGGTATTAGTGAAAAAATGCTGATACAAGAATTAAATATGCTTGTTGAAAACAAATTGGTTAGTAAAAAAGTCTATCCTCAAATTCCTCCTAAAGTAGAATATCGGTTGACTGAATTAGGATTGAAAACTTTGCCTATTGTTGATCAGCTGGCTCAATTCGGGCTGGAAAATTTAGTTTAATAATAGCATTAATGAGCAATTTAAAAAGAACTACTATTTATTTTTTTAAATAACACAAAAATTGAGAACCCAGAAATTTCATAAAATAGAATGTGGGGTGGATTTTCTGATTAATGTTTTGCCGTTTGATGATGTAAAAGAAAGCTATGTCTAGTTCTGAAAAAGTGATACAGGATTAATAAAAAATAAAAGTACAATTTTTAAGCTTACACATTTTTTAGGGCAGTGTCGAAAAACAACAACTATTTGCATGTAAATCTCTACTATATTTAACGCAAAAATCCCCAGCTACTTCCGTAATTGGGGATTCAAGTCTAATCTGTTTTTATTAAGAAACCAAAACCCAAGCTCCGCTAGCGATTAAGCTTTCTGCTTTTTTGAACTTCATTTCCTGTGTTTGTCCGTTGGCGACATTTTGAATGGTTACTGTATCGTTACGGTTTATTTTTGGCTGGTCGCGAACGATAGTTTCTGTAACTTGTCGTTGTTGAGTTTCCCCAGCTTCACGATTAGCATTTTTGCTGTTTGGAATTTCGTCTTTGCTTAATTGGTAATCCTCCACCTGACGCTCGATTCTTGCTTCTTCAATTACAGGAGCATTTTGAGCTGGCAAATCACCTTTGAATAAAAACGAAATTACTTCTTTGTTCACATTGTCAAGCATGCCACGGAACAAGTTGAACGCTTCCAATTTGTAAATAAGCAATGGATCTTTTTGTTCGTGAACGGCTAATTGAACCGATTGTTTCAATTCGTCCATTTTGCGCAAATGTTTTTTCCAAGCTTCATCAACAATGGATAAAGTGATGTTTTTTTCGAAATCGGCAACTAGTTGTGATCCTTCAGTTTCGTAGGCTTTCTTTAAATCAGTTACAACATTGAACATTTTTATTCCATCGGTAAACGGAACTACGATACGCTCAAAATGATTGTTTCTGTCTTCATAAACATTCTTGATGATTGGGAAGGCTTCTCTGGCGCTTCTTTCTGTTTTTTGAGTATAAAATTCAAGGGTCGCTTTGTAAAGTTTACCCGTGATTTCGATTT
Protein-coding sequences here:
- a CDS encoding SDR family oxidoreductase, yielding MKVLVFGATGSQQFHVIGEAKNKGAEVYAVTSSEKNFDKLKNAGAIPILGNMSDAERMNEITKGIDTIALLIPVSLPNPADGFQLAKNVIDASKANGVKMIVWNTSGFLAPQKLGIPMEDVKLETKEYLKDCGVPYVIIEPSIYAENLLAPYTTDYIKNERKVAYPTPENMPIGWIASRDVSAFVVEALYKPELSGQSFMVSGLDNLKGNDLAEKFTIGLGEKIDFYAMPPQEFGDKLSILVGEESARGVQGYYEMLAGLPVYPTKFNPNLQEVLEKLPVKMTPMEEWVKMHKEIFIN
- a CDS encoding helix-turn-helix domain-containing protein, coding for MEKNLKINPACDERCPVRASLTLLSGKWTLMILFQINGNAVRYGELKRAVTGISEKMLIQELNMLVENKLVSKKVYPQIPPKVEYRLTELGLKTLPIVDQLAQFGLENLV
- a CDS encoding TonB-dependent receptor codes for the protein MKSEIHEDRSKTIAYLSKKILFSLLLLGQITIAQNKTEKDSTKTQELESVFVTANRSATLRKETPAAVSKLTAKIINETKAVAAYEIINKTPGVLMVNLGNEQHSMSIRQPMTTNAYYLYLEDGLPIRPMGIFNHNALLEINQFDLQNIEVVKGPASSLYGPEAVGGTINLISLKPSINPEFKFGIQADQWGYKRIQIAGGATIGKVGFHIAGISSLQENSWMTYSDYKKDNINFRLDYNINDKTRLISNTMWGKYYSDMSGSVNEAAFYDRIYKSTTDFTYRKSDALRTRLTLEHDWNDTASSYITAYYRDNKLGQNPSYGIKWSPTVNPTSATGEVNSNNFKSYGVIGQHTQKFDFLNTKIVGGALYDYSPVTYWSYLLEMKANLNPGTSGKQTVDYYEILAERPDIKLANYTADIFNTAGFAQVSFNPLEKLVVTAGARYDNLKVNYDNALDKSTGTKIYDKPTFKAGANYNPVLFAGIYGNYSQGFAPPGITSIFRTKPGTGGTTGKPAEFYYNLEPATFDNYEIGGWLALLDGKLNFDYAVYYMEGKNEFLSVRLPDNTTDYRSVGETRHKGIEFGGNYKLLSNQLNIRFGGTVAEHTFIDFKVSDNPTDALKNLDGKEMPQAPKWSGNSEISYYPNWFPKFRTSLEWQSVGNYYQDQINTIKYAGYDIFNFRAGYEWKGIEIYGNIINITDKLYSYNVSRANTATSQPTYTAASPRTFMIGLQYNFSLKK